TCAGTGTTGTGTGGTGGTGGGGCAACTAATATCCTAACCACAAGATTCAGAGTTAGGGAGGCAGTTATTAGTCCCCTTCCAGTCCAACCGGacgggactataggtttcatctccgtccatctgtctgtctgtccatccgtccgtctgtctgtcccacatatagtttacCGGATGTTCTTTTTTAAGAAAGCCTTGAGATAAActtttgtgtgtagctttatcatgtactgttacagatcaagtttgactttcatggccatttacccatttttgatgaagttatggcccttgaacttaggagatgtaaAAATTTGCTTTCTGGACATTTTTTTCAGAAGGCCTTGACATACTGAactgaaatgttgtgtatagctttatcatgtactgttacagatcaagtttgactttcatggccatttacccattttatggcccttgaacgtaggagatataaaaacaaattccagacttttgttttgccatgcctgaagatattgatatgaaattttttacatacctttatcatgtactgttactgatcaagtttaacttttatggtGATTTCCCACTTTTCACAGAAGTATTGcacttgaatttaggagatacgaaaaacaTTTGAGTTcgataggggacatgtattgctttagcagtactctcataatgcttgtttatttacatttcaactgaggggtggtggtgggtgtgaGTGAGGGGGTGACACATATTCTTGCAATATCAGCTTCAGAGTTGGTGGGCAGAGGGATGCAGGCTGTCCTCCACTTCCAATGTATTTAATACTGTCATCACTATCCCAACCAAGTAAAACACTATCtacttcattttgtttttcaggaatGAAATAAAGATGCTTTTCCATCTGTTAACAATCATACTGGCTGTCATATTAGTTCCAGTGGGTTGTTACAGTAAAACAAAAGATGAAGAAATGTCCATGGAAACCAACTTCATTGTTCCATATGATGTGCCATTCAATTTGTCCTGCCAGAACTATGTAAATAAATTTGACGGTTCCCTTCTTTCAAACACCCGCCACATGATGTGGATTCTTCCTAACGGAGATTTTATCAAGCATGGCCAGTCAACTCAACACCATAAACGAGTGCATGTCTTTCACCAAGGGAGACAACTGAAGATTCGCAAACTCAACGACGAAGATTTTGGAACATACACCTGCCTGATCTACACTCCAATGACCAAGCAGTATACTATAATCCAGAAAACAGTCAACATTAATGGACCATACTGGGGCGATCTCACAGAAAAGTATCGGGTTAATTTGATAATTGGCAGCGTTGCAGCATctgtggtgttgttgtttatgCTGGCATTCTGCTGGTGCTACCACCGCAACTCTTATGACAGTGACAACAGGGATTGTGTCCTCTCCACATTCAGTCCAACAGCTCATTGCGGCCACGATAATGTCACATATGATGTTGACTGTCAGGTCAAAAATACATTGCCTGATTCCAGTCCTGCTTTGGAAGTGCAGGAGGTCAAAGTTGAAATACAACATGCAATTGATACCAaactttaaatttcaaaaatactaCTTTCAAGACACCTAATCCTAAATATCATATCTATTTAAtcattatattgttaaaaactcAGTGACAGATGCAGGTTGGATATTCATGGAACCCAAACCCAATTTGAAAGTTTTAGTCTGTAATTTattggtgatttttgttgttgttttttgtaatatttgataCCATGTTCACTAAAGATGTTCCAAAAATGCATAATATCACTCCCCTAATATGACAGAAATTGAAACAGTACATAGCATAAACATAATACTATTGCAGGTTCATCATTTGAGTCAGACCCCCGCACCTTTCCACATTCCCTATTTGTCTGACAATTCTGCATCTGTCACTGGAAACCACATGATTAAACAGAACAAATCATAACATATACCGGTAGTGTACTCAGTCTAAGGAAAGACtggaataaaaataactttaaagtAATGGTTCAGACAAATTgctaaattgttttataatgttGTAAACCAGtttgagaaaataaaatggaaatgttttcatattttggggtttttttttatagactcagtctttataaacattttgatttgggGTGAGACGTAGCATCATTGTAACAACAAAGCTTATATTACTTTGCCTATTGTTGAAGATGgaaatttttaatgttaatttataaaaagaaaggaaaggaatatttgtataCCAAATCTCAGCACATTATAGCTATTTGGAGTCTAATACAGTTATGTTTACACTTCATCTAGGTTGACACAAAACTCAGTGCCACCACATCAGTTATACCAAatagtaacaagggatcatttataaattatatgattttcccatagacaggacatctcataccacagtttttgatataACAATTGTGGAATACTAATTGTACAGGCCCACTGTTAGCAGTTTATCCTATACCCCTCTCATCTGATGTAtgtactctaccactgagctacaccctaaaagaagaaacctgcaacCTCTAGAGTCTGCTCTTGTTAACAAATAGCAGCAATGTGTCTGTTATAtgcacatacaatggcctttgatataccagctgtgtaGTCCTGGTAATGTATGCATTGTTGAGTAAAACCCCtgtaaaccagacacccacagGACCAAGTAAATAGTATGATTTAAGggatatctggtttagagaagttATGTTATGTCTGTGTTAAAAAGGGACAATAAAAAATGTTCAGTTTTGAAGGAATGTTGATTTACACAGGGTTCAGTGTTTAGGGGTTTCATGGTGTTCCATCATGGTCCCCCATGCAAGTACTGTAATAATTTACAGCTGAAAGTAATTAATATCTATAAAAAAGATATTGTGCTCTTTTAAAAAGATTAGAGAAAGTCTACCTTTCATTTTTATGTTTCAGTTTGTGAAATTAGCATATTAATGTACCATGCACAATAGCGAGCATGACAATGTAAGCACAATGATAATTGGTTCAAGCCAACCTCTGACCTGGTTAAAAGGATCGGATATGTGACAACCAATAAGTAgaacaaaaaaattcaaatgttcaacaaaacaaaacaaatgtgtgaACTAATGctgcacattgtttaatatgaaTCTGAATACtttgaatattaaataaactaattatttgaatattaaataaactaattatttgaatattaaataaactaattatttgaatattaaataaactaattattccATACACAGAGAGGAGATATTTCATAAGGGAGCTTGTTCAATAAATAAAGCTGTGCTACAGTAACAATTTTCATCAAAAggttgaaatttattttgtttttggtttttgtttattgtttttttctgggggttttGTGGGCTTTTGTTGGGCTTTTTTTAATGGCATACAACCACAGCTGTAGGCcattaaacattataactgcATAACAATATGATTTGAAATATGAGGAAAAgttaaattttcttttgttttgttccatATGAGCACATGGATACTGGATGTCGAACAAATGTTTACTCATGAtgcgtagtcttcagaggaaactgcTACACAtttgcattagcagcaagggatcaattatatacactttctcacagacaagacagcacataccacaatgaCCAAAACATCTCAATCAagtactctaccaactgagctagatcctgccccaaAATTTGGGGTAAGGAAACAGGGTCCATACTTTTACAATTAAAGAATTGCCAAGCTATTTGTATGGAAAAGAATTTATTAAAGCCCTGAGCATAGGCTTCATATATGAAGACAAGTTATACTGTCAGtgtcatcatcacaatcatcatcaccaccatcatcaccatcatcatcatcatcaccccaccataatcatcatcatcatcaccaccttcatcatcatcaccatcatcatcatcaccatcatcatcatcatcacaacaaTCATCATCACCCCACCgcaatcatcatcattatcatcaccaccttgaccatcatcatcaccacaatcatcatcatcaccaccaccatcatcatcatcatcaccaccaccaccatcatcatcataatcatcatcaccagcaccacttccaccaccatcataaccatcactatcatcatcatcaccattattatcatcatcatcatcaccactacaccatcatcatcatcaccaccacaaccatcatcactatcactatcaccatcaccatcaccatcaccatcaccattgCCATGAAATAAGTGACATTAATATTAGTTACCATTTACAACTTCAGCACTGTGTTATAAATCCCATGTCATTAACATATGTCAACAAATATCTCATACCTTATTATGCAATTAAAACAGCTAATGTTGTATTCTagatgcaataaaataatgctGCACACTATACAaagtagaaggaaggaaatgttttatttaacgacccactcaacacattttatttacggttatatggcgtcagacggaccgcacagatattgagagaggaacctgctgctgccactcaatgggctactctttctgattagcaggaagggtgcaccggctagaatgagaaatagcccaatgggccaaacgagggggatcgatcccagactgaccgcacatcaagtgagtgctttaccactggcccaTACAAAGTAGAAATTTGGCAAGCATTTCTGCAAGCCATGTTCTTGTTCTTTTTACAAATTAGGTCCTTGCCCCCAATTCAAATATCTTTGTTATGGACATACAGAAACGAAGAAAGTCTAGGAACATAAAACAATCCAGATGATTATAAGCCTTTGAAACAGACACTTCTCAGTACTCACCAATTGCATAAGGATCggtaagttgattttttttttctaaaacaaaaaggaGAGGTGACCATGTATCTTAATggcaatatttttaatattaacagaattaataaaatttaataggcCTTCTACGTTTATCTGTACCATATATCacacattaaaattattattgctaAAGTGGCAGacactaatttttaaacactatgacatatttttcactatttgatatttaaaataaaaaattacttaaattttattgtttagatttttcatttttgtacatCTGAAATGTATCTGATCATTCTAGTGTTTCTAATTCCATGAATTgcattttcaaatttaaaaaagacaCATACTACTGAGAGGTAACGGTtatggaaggaaatattttatttaacaatgcactcaacatattttatttatggttatatggcgtcagacatattgttaagaaccacacagatatatagagaggaaacctggtgtgaccacttcatgggctactcttttcgattaggagcaagggatcttttatatgcaccatcccacatacaggatagtacataccacggcttttgttacaccagctgtggagcattggctggaacgagaaatagcccagtgaggcCATCGATgaagatcgatcctaaaccgacctaacggttatggagacgagctctagtctacgTTTCCACATTTCAACGTCATAGACTCTTATTTCACTCTATTGTTGCTTTATCCGGacttgttacaggtttgtagattaaccaaatgtagtgtccattttcaaggcttaaaactagggtctgtgactttaaatgtCTCTTTTTCACTTTGTATTCACTGAACATAAAAATCCTAAAGATATCCAAGaagtaatattttcattttattcaaAGTGAGtgcatatacaaaattttaaatcaaatatGACCATAATGTATGTGAACTGtgaatgtgtatatgtgtgtatgtgcatacaTGCCTGCAaggatatattttacaattatgtatatttttcacATGATTACAAATgactaaattttatttattctgtgaGTGTTAGCCTCTCTTCATGTCTCACTTAtaagaagaaggaaatattttatttaatgacgcacactcaacacattttatttacggttatgtggcatcagacatatggttaaggaccacacagatatatagagaggaaacctgctgtcgcca
The sequence above is drawn from the Gigantopelta aegis isolate Gae_Host chromosome 6, Gae_host_genome, whole genome shotgun sequence genome and encodes:
- the LOC121376537 gene encoding uncharacterized protein LOC121376537, which produces MLFHLLTIILAVILVPVGCYSKTKDEEMSMETNFIVPYDVPFNLSCQNYVNKFDGSLLSNTRHMMWILPNGDFIKHGQSTQHHKRVHVFHQGRQLKIRKLNDEDFGTYTCLIYTPMTKQYTIIQKTVNINGPYWGDLTEKYRVNLIIGSVAASVVLLFMLAFCWCYHRNSYDSDNRDCVLSTFSPTAHCGHDNVTYDVDCQVKNTLPDSSPALEVQEVKVEIQHAIDTKL